In Desulfotomaculum sp., the genomic window TATCATGACGGGTTCAATCAGGCTGGAAAACCTGGCAATGATGTATTCAACATCCTGCTCGTAAAAAACAGCCAGCTTTTCAAGCAGTTCGTCCAGCGCGCCGGATTCCTCGCCGATGGAGATCATATTAACGGCCATCGGGGGGAAAATCTTACTCTTCAGCATTACGGGAGCCATCTTCTCCCCCTCCTTGATACTTTGCCTGGCAGCGTTAATTTCTTTCGAAGCTATGCTGTTGCCGATAATTCTTTCAATTGTTTCCAGAGACTGCATCAAAGGGACTCCGCTTCTTAAAAGAGTAGATAAGGTTCTGGCAAATCTTGCCACAATTAATTTGTGGTTCATCTGACCTAAAATAGGTACTTTGAGCATCATGTGGTCAACAATGCTTCTACCTCTCTCAGTAGCGCAGAACCTCCTTAAGGCAAAGAAAGAAGCCGGGAGAAGAGTAACAAACAGATACCAGAAATGTGTGACAGCTGAGCTGATTCCTATTACAATCCGGGTTGGCAGAGGAAGAGCCGCTCCAACTGAATTGAAAATATCTACAAAAATTGGAACTACGAAGACAATCAAAAAAATCATCGCTACAAAGGCCATTCCGCCAACAAAAAGGGGATAGGTCATCGCCGATCTTATCTTTTCCCTCAA contains:
- a CDS encoding type II secretion system F family protein, translating into MSLSFSYKARNLSGRMMGGKIQADSLKTAMDLLRQKNYFVLEIKPIRTLDFNFGKLLGIKIKIKELAVFCRQFATMSSAGIPLLQCLNILIRQTEAKNLREILQNVVLEIEKGKSLSEAFKEYKNNFPDLFINMLAAGEISGTIDQSLSRLALHFEKDHELREKIRSAMTYPLFVGGMAFVAMIFLIVFVVPIFVDIFNSVGAALPLPTRIVIGISSAVTHFWYLFVTLLPASFFALRRFCATERGRSIVDHMMLKVPILGQMNHKLIVARFARTLSTLLRSGVPLMQSLETIERIIGNSIASKEINAARQSIKEGEKMAPVMLKSKIFPPMAVNMISIGEESGALDELLEKLAVFYEQDVEYIIARFSSLIEPVMIAVVGAMIAFIAISIYLPLFQMSGALGQQNGM